A window from Staphylococcus succinus encodes these proteins:
- a CDS encoding DUF2232 domain-containing protein, giving the protein MFSKIYPKAAILGTLALIIVALALHILPPLGLVLSLFATIPGIILWHKSLETFGITAVITVILTTLLGNIFVLTIMVLVLVLSFVVGQLLKERTSKERILYITTTYISIVSLVAVMVLQVSDKLPKATTIMKPVKQQLYHLISESGASADYKQMLAEGFRQVSVQLPSYVIFAVFLLVLINLIITFPILRKFKIATPIFKPLYAWQMKRSLLFIYIIVLLCVMFAAQPGTFQSTVLNLEIVLSLCMYIQGLSVIHFFGKAKSMPPALTIVLMVIGTILMPVTHIVSLLGVIDLCVNLKSIIKK; this is encoded by the coding sequence TCAAAAATATATCCTAAGGCAGCTATCCTTGGTACATTAGCACTAATCATAGTCGCTTTAGCTTTACATATATTACCACCGCTTGGACTGGTATTAAGTCTCTTTGCAACAATACCGGGCATTATCTTATGGCATAAATCTTTAGAAACATTTGGCATAACAGCGGTTATTACAGTTATTTTAACAACTTTATTGGGTAATATTTTTGTATTAACTATCATGGTCCTCGTACTCGTCTTGAGTTTCGTTGTAGGCCAATTATTAAAAGAACGTACGTCTAAAGAGCGTATACTTTATATTACAACTACATATATCAGTATAGTCTCATTAGTTGCAGTTATGGTCTTACAAGTATCTGATAAATTACCAAAAGCAACAACAATTATGAAGCCAGTGAAACAACAATTGTATCATCTTATTTCAGAATCTGGAGCAAGCGCAGACTATAAACAAATGCTTGCAGAAGGCTTCCGTCAAGTTTCAGTGCAACTACCGAGTTATGTAATTTTTGCAGTATTTCTACTCGTATTAATCAATTTAATTATCACTTTTCCAATTTTACGTAAATTCAAGATTGCTACACCAATATTCAAACCATTATATGCATGGCAAATGAAGCGTTCATTATTATTTATTTATATAATTGTATTGCTTTGTGTTATGTTTGCCGCCCAACCGGGTACATTCCAAAGTACCGTATTAAATTTAGAAATTGTGTTATCATTATGTATGTATATTCAGGGATTAAGTGTTATTCACTTTTTTGGTAAAGCAAAATCCATGCCACCTGCACTTACAATTGTATTGATGGTGATAGGGACAATATTGATGCCAGTCACACACATTGTAAGTTTGCTGGGTGTTATAGATTTATGTGTTAATCTAAAAAGTATCATTAAAAAATGA